One segment of Alnus glutinosa chromosome 2, dhAlnGlut1.1, whole genome shotgun sequence DNA contains the following:
- the LOC133859757 gene encoding uncharacterized protein LOC133859757, with translation MENALTLPPKNPLQPENTVLDCKTPPQNRQNDQNDRNSGNELRKPTTPDRLKVPKAFKYPERYRSPTDSMMSPVTKGLLARSRKGSVLLPPSLNQTKIQDLRAQDVGLFES, from the exons ATGGAGAACGCGCTCACTTTGCCTCCCAAGAACCCGTTGCAGCCAGAAAACACAGTACTCGACTGCAAAACACCGCCCCAGAATCGACAAAATGATCAAAATGATCGAAACTCCGGCAATGAGTTACGCAAACCTACCACCCCGGACCGCCTTAAAGTCCCCAAGGCATTCAAATACCCCGAAAG GTATAGAAGCCCAACGGATTCGATGATGTCCCCGGTTACAAAAGGCCTTCTTGCCAGAAGCAGAAAGGGTAGCGTGCTTTTACCACCTAGTTTAAATCAGACCAAG ATTCAGGATTTGCGAGCTCAGGATGTCGGTCTCTTTGAAAGTTAA
- the LOC133859606 gene encoding exocyst complex component EXO70E2, producing MGDCESMIPELKGEENLIAAAKHIVKALGSNKSLTFAERKILAELGTQLSTMTALNESKDDETSEIEDRLHAVEEKIMRWEEDQSTIWDSGQEEASEYLNAAGEAQKLTERLESLCLNKDDDEYMLLQRAHNILQKAMERLEEEFRHVLVENRQPFEPEHVSFRSTEEDVVDGVSIISFGDESVEDSVQRDRDSVSRASEEYIIDLIHPDVIPDLKCITNLMFNSNYDQECYQAYTSVRKDALDECLFILEMEKLSIEDVLMMEWVSLNSKIKRWVRTMKIFVRVYLASEKCLSDQIFGELGPVNSLVCFVEASKASMFQLLNFAEAMSIGPHQPEKLSRILDMYEVLADLLPDIDALYSDEAGSSVRKECHEVVRRLGDSVRATFLEFKNAIASNASTNPFAGGGIHPLTRYVMNYIKILTDYSDTLNLLLKDHNEEYPGLLSPDMSPTTEEESKSGSSLRRMSPMSSHLLSIALILERSLDDKSKLYKDASLQHFFLMNNIYYMAQKVKGSELRDIFGDEWIRKHNWKFQQHAMNYERASWSSILSLLKDERIQNPGSNSISKTLVKERMRSFYLAFEEIYKAQTAWIIPDSQLREDLRISTSLKVIQAYRTFVGRFANHISDKHIKYSADDLESYLLDLFGGSPKSLQNSHRR from the coding sequence ATGGGGGATTGTGAGTCTATGATTCCGGAattaaaaggagaagaaaacttAATTGCTGCCGCGAAACACATTGTTAAAGCATTGGGGTCAAATAAGAGCCTTACATTTGCTGAAAGGAAAATTTTGGCAGAACTTGGCACCCAATTGTCCACCATGACTGCACTCAACGAATCTAAGGATGACGAGACCAGTGAGATCGAAGATCGGCTTCATGCTGTTGAGGAAAAGATCATGAGATGGGAGGAAGATCAGTCTACCATATGGGATTCAGGACAAGAAGAAGCCTCTGAGTACCTGAATGCGGCAGGTGAAGCCCAAAAGTTGACTGAAAGGTTGGAGAGTCTGTGTCTGAATAAAGATGATGATGAATATATGCTGTTACAAAGGGCTCACAACATTCTTCAGAAGGCAATGGAAAGGCTTGAGGAAGAGTTCAGGCACGTGCTTGTTGAGAACAGGCAACCATTTGAGCCAGAACATGTGTCATTTCGATCGACTGAAGAGGATGTTGTGGATGGGGTCTCGATTATCTCTTTTGGGGATGAGTCAGTTGAGGACTCTGtccagagagacagagacagtgTCAGCAGGGCCTCGGAGGAATATATCATTGATTTGATCCATCCGGATGTGATTCCTGACCTTAAATGCATTACAAACTTGATGTTCAATTCGAATTACGATCAGGAATGCTACCAGGCTTATACCAGCGTCAGGAAGGATGCCTTGGACGAGTGCCTCTTCATTCTTGAAATGGAGAAACTAAGCATTGAAGATGTGCTGATGATGGAGTGGGTTAGCTTGAATTCCAAGATCAAGCGATGGGTTCGAACAATGAAGATATTTGTGCGGGTCTATCTTGCTAGCGAGAAATGCCTCAGTGATCAAATTTTTGGGGAGCTTGGACCAGTTAATAGTCTAGTTTGTTTTGTTGAGGCATCTAAGGCTTCAATGTTTCAGCTTCTGAATTTTGCTGAAGCCATGTCCATAGGCCCTCACCAACCAGAGAAGTTGTCTCGCATTCTTGACATGTATGAGGTGCTTGCAGATCTTCTTCCAGATATAGATGCTTTATACTCAGATGAAGCTGGTTCTTCAGTTCGGAAGGAGTGTCATGAGGTTGTAAGGAGATTAGGTGATTCTGTAAGGGCAACATTTCTCGAATTTAAGAATGCCATTGCATCAAATGCATCAACAAACCCTTTTGCAGGAGGCGGAATCCACCCTCTAACCAGATACGTAATGAATTATATCAAGATTCTAACTGACTACAGTGATACCCTTAATTTGCTCCTCAAGGACCACAATGAAGAGTATCCCGGTTTGTTGTCACCTGACATGAGTCCAACTACAGAAGAGGAGAGCAAAAGTGGAAGTTCTTTACGCAGGATGTCGCCAATGTCTTCCCACTTGCTATCAATTGCTTTAATTCTGGAGAGAAGCCTTGATGATAAATCCAAGCTATACAAGGATGCTTCGCTGCAGCACTTCTTCTTGATGAACAACATTTATTACATGGCTCAAAAGGTCAAGGGGTCTGAGCTGAGGGATATATTTGGAGATGAATGGATTAGAAAGCACAACTGGAAATTCCAACAGCATGCAATGAATTATGAGCGAGCTAGTTGGAGTTCAATCCTCTCGTTGCTTAAAGATGAGCGGATTCAAAATCCCGGTTCAAATTCTATCTCAAAAACTCTTGTTAAGGAAAGGATGCGGAGCTTTTATCTTGCATTTGAGGAAATTTACAAGGCCCAAACGGCATGGATTATCCCAGACTCTCAGCTTCGAGAAGATTTACGAATCTCAACATCCCTCAAGGTGATCCAGGCTTATCGGACATTTGTGGGAAGATTTGCCAATCACATAAGTGACAAGCATATTAAGTACAGTGCAGATGATCTTGAGAGTTATCTTTTGGATCTCTTCGGGGGATCTCCAAAATCATTACAAAATAGCCATAGGAGGTGA
- the LOC133860058 gene encoding uncharacterized protein LOC133860058 — MDATDQEHKGGSSKNLRVHFDVPSKEVDPVVAHQKSPGSSSSSSASSMEVDAIDQTFFNGPPFESEKDRSLEMEGPTSPADHLLSTPSPVWSNQSGSGTQSPSMPAPTGRPAGYDPNRIPSSVFSSKSTTPMEWSVASNESLFSIHIGNSSFSRDHFIMFNNKSGELARTDELMAATATLPRLTASGHDKSKTNADMAIEASDDTTLADWRGSVKDDNKGRGSPADQDVGFYNTISYRSDESNTSTRSFHFPFFAGDSGLNSPVALDLEMQYPRQQQQHQNPRMSSKPARTNWFSCFYCCPRCC, encoded by the exons ATGGATGCCACGGATCAGGAACACAAGGGAGGGAGTAGTAAGAATCTAAGGGTGCATTTTGATGTTCCCTCCAAAGAAGTTGACCCCGTCGTTGCTCATCAAAAAAGTCCAGGTTCGTCTTCTTCATCATCAGCTTCTTCGATGGAAGTAGATGCTATTGATCAGACATTCTTTAATGGCCCTCCTTTTGAATCTGAAAAAGATCGTAGCCTTGAGATGGAAGGACCCACATCACCGGCTGATCATCTTCTTTCTACTCCCTCTCCTGTTTGGAGCAATCAAAGTGGATCAGGTACACAATCTCCTTCGATGCCGGCGCCGACAGGGCGGCCAGCAGGCTATGATCCAAATCGGATTCCATCTTCCGTGTTTTCTTCCAAATCCACAACGCCTATGGAATGGAGCGTCGCCTCGAATGAATCGTTATTCAGTATTCACATCGGAAATAGCAGCTTCTCAAGAGATCACTTTATCATGTTCAACAATAAATCTGGAGAGTTGGCGAGGACGGATGAATTGATGGCTGCTACGGCTACCCTCCCCCGCCTTACCGCATCAGGCCACGATAAAAGCAAGACTAATGCTGATATGGCAATAGAAGCATCAGATGATACCACCCTTGCCGATTGGAGGGGATCTGTAAAAGATGACAACAAGGGAAGAGGTTCTCCTGCTGATCAGGATGTCGGATTCTACAATACTATCTCTTACCGGtctgatgagagcaataccagCACCCGCTCCTTTCATTTCCCATT TTTTGCAGGTGATAGTGGATTAAATAGCCCTGTGGCGCTGGACTTGGAAATGCAGTACCCgcggcagcagcagcagcatcaAAACCCTCGAATGAGCTCAAAGCCTGCTAGAACCAATTGGTTTTCTTGCTTCTATTGTTGCCCACGATGCTGTTGA
- the LOC133859605 gene encoding serine carboxypeptidase-like 25, translated as MVMAKRQIFVSMVFVLLVGLVGANEEEEADRILQLPGQPKVSFQQFSGYVTVNQVAGRSLFYWLTEAVHNPLSKPLVVWLNGGPGCSSVAYGASEEIGPFRLNRKASGLHLNKFSWNTLANLLFLETPAGVGFSYSNRSSDLFDTGDGRTARDSLEFLTRWLDRFPRYKHREVYLTGESYAGHYVPQLAREIMTYNKHSKHPINLKGIMVGNAVTDNYYDNLGTVTYWWSHAMISDKTYRQLINTCDFRRQKESDECESLYSYAMDQEFGNIDQYNIYAPPCNNSDGSAATRRTMRLPHRPHPSFRRMSGYDPCTEKYAEIYYNRPDVQKALHANTTKIPYKWTACSEVLNRNWNDTEASILPIYREMMASGLRIWVFSGDVDSVVPVTATRYSLAQLKLETKVPWYPWYVKKQVGGWTEVYEGLTFATVRGAGHEVPLFKPRVALQLFKSFIRGLPLPKS; from the exons ATGGTCATGGCGAAAAGACAGATCTTTGTTTCCATGGTCTTTGTTTTGCTTGTTGGGCTGGTTGGtgcaaatgaagaagaagaagctgacAGGATATTGCAACTTCCTGGGCAGCCCAAGGTCTCTTTCCAGCAGTTCTCAGGCTATGTCACTGTTAATCAAGTTGCTGGCAGATCTCTCTTTTACTGGCTTACCGAGGCTGTCCATAATCCCTTGTCCAAACCCTTGGTTGTGTGGCTTAATGGAG GCCCTGGTTGCTCTTCTGTGGCATACGGTGCATCTGAAGAAATAGGCCCATTTAGACTAAACAGGAAAGCCTCGGGGTTGCACCTCAACAAGTTCTCATGGAACACTCTTGCCAACCTCCTCTTCTTGGAAACCCCGGCAGGCGTCGGCTTCTCTTACAGCAACCGGTCGTCCGATCTCTTCGACACTGGCGATGGCCGCACTG CCAGGGACTCCCTGGAGTTCCTAACAAGATGGTTGGATCGTTTCCCACGCTACAAGCACAGAGAAGTCTATCTCACCGGAGAGAGCTATGCAGGCCATTACGTTCCTCAGCTGGCCAGAGAAATTATGACCTACAATAAACATTCGAAGCACCCAATAAATCTTAAAGGAATTATG GTCGGCAATGCAGTCACAGACAACTACTATGATAACCTAGGGACAGTGACATACTGGTGGAGCCATGCCATGATTTCCGATAAAACATACCGGCAGCTCATCAACACGTGTGATTTTAGGCGACAGAAGGAATCAGACGAATGTGAGTCATTGTACAGTTATGCAATGGATCAAGAATTTGGTAACATTGATCAATACAACATTTATGCACCCCCTTGCAACAATTCCGATGGTAGCGCCGCCACCCGCAGGACCATGCGACTGCCTCATCGACCCCATCCG AGTTTCCGGCGGATGTCCGGCTATGATCCTTGTACAGAAAAGTATGCTGAGATTTACTACAATAGGCCAGATGTTCAGAAAGCACTCCATGCCAACACAACTAAAATTCCTTATAAGTGGACTGCTTGCAG TGAGGTTTTGAATCGAAATTGGAACGACACGGAAGCATCCATTCTTCCAATTTATAGGGAAATGATGGCTAGTGGTTTGAGAATCTGGGTATTCAG TGGAGACGTGGACTCAGTGGTGCCAGTTACAGCCACTAGATATTCCCTTGCACAGCTGAAATTAGAAACCAAAGTTCCTTGGTACCCTTGGTATGTTAAGAAGCAG GTGGGAGGGTGGACAGAGGTATATGAAGGGCTAACATTTGCAACTGTGAGAGGGGCAGGCCATGAAGTACCACTTTTCAAGCCCAGAGTAGCCCTTCAGCTATTCAAGTCATTTATCAGAGGGTTGCCTCTTCCAAAGTCTTGA
- the LOC133859756 gene encoding protein CHLORORESPIRATORY REDUCTION 7, chloroplastic, producing the protein MLKVAGKLVPVEGALEKKLLISNGVQNPSCKEARHHSPSPLIRSRSADVTVYWSSSSHLKLPQKSSNSRNAVKVYAMRRRTPRGAAETYVLFEPGQDEIFVSEEELKAKLQNWLENWPGEALPPDLARFETVDDAVSHLVRSVCELEIDGDVGSIQWYQVRLE; encoded by the exons ATGTTGAAAGTCGCAGGCAAACTGGTTCCTGTGGAGGGAGCTTTGGAGAAAAAGCTGTTGATCAGCAATGGAGTTCAGAACCCCAGCT GTAAAGAAGCAAGACACCATAGTCCAAGTCCATTGATTCGCTCAAGATCAGCAGATGTAACTGTGTATTGGAGTTCTTCAAGCCATCTCAAACTGCCTCAAAAGTCAAGCAACAGCAGAAATGCAGTAAAG GTTTATGCAATGAGGAGACGGACACCTCGGGGGGCTGCAGAAACTTATGTACTATTCGAACCAGGGCAGGATGAGATATTTGTTTCTGAGGAAGAGCTAAAAGCGAAGTTGCAAAATTGGCTGGAAAACTGGCCGGGAGAGGCCCTTCCTCCAGACCTTGCTAGATTCGAAACGGTGGATGATGCTGTTTCGCACCTCGTAAGGTCTGTTTGTGAGCTTGAAATTGATGGAGACGTCGGTTCAATCCAATGGTACCAAGTTCGCTTGGAGTGA